Proteins encoded in a region of the Sander lucioperca isolate FBNREF2018 chromosome 4, SLUC_FBN_1.2, whole genome shotgun sequence genome:
- the tecrb gene encoding trans-2,3-enoyl-CoA reductase b isoform X2 — translation MKHYEVEILDAKTKDKLCFLDKVEPNATIGEIKSMFHKSHPQWYPARQSIRLDPKGKSLKDEDVLQHLPVGTTATFYFRDLGAQISWVTVFLTEYTGPLVLYLMFYFRVPFIYAPKYDFTTSKHWVVHLACMCHSFHFFKRLLETLFVHRFSHGTMPLRNIFKNCTYYWGFAAWMAYYINHPLYTPPIYGEQQIRLALVIFLFCQIGNFSIHIALRNLRPPGSKTRKIPYPTKNPFTWIFLLVSCPNYTYELGSWLGFTLMTQCLPVAFFTLVGFIQMTVWAKGKHRSYLKEFRDYPPVRSPILPFIL, via the exons GTCGAGCCAAATGCCACTATCGGAGAGATCAAGTCTATGTTCCACAAGAGCC ATCCTCAGTGGTACCCAGCCAGGCAGTCCATTCGCCTCGACCCCA AGGGGAAGTCTCTGAAGGATGAGGATGTTCTGCAGCATCTCCCTGTGGGAACCACGGCAACCTTCTACTTCAGAGACCTGGGAGCCCAGATCAGCTGGGTCACA GTCTTTCTGACGGAGTACACCGGTCCTCTGGTCCTCTATCTGATGTTCTACTTCAGAGTTCCCTTCATCTACGCACCCAAATATGACTTTACCACCAGTAAACACTGGGTCGTACA tctcGCCTGTATGTGTCACTCTTTCCACTTCTTTAAGAGGCTGCTGGAGACGCTGTTTGTCCATCGCTTCTCTCATGGAACAATGCCGTTACGCAACATCTTCAAG AACTGTACCTACTACTGGGGCTTTGCAGCATGGATGGCCTATTACATCAACCACCCACTGTACACACCACCCA TCTATGGGGAGCAACAAATCAGACTGGCTCTTGTCATATTCTTG tTCTGTCAGATCGGCAACTTTTCCATCCACATTGCTCTTCGGAACCTCCGTCCACCAG GCTCTAAGACCAGAAAGATTCCCTATCCAACCAAGAACCCCTTCACCTGGATCTTCCTGCTGGTCTCCTGCCCCAACTACACCTATGAG CTGGGCTCCTGGCTTGGCTTCACGCTGATGACACAGTGTCTGCCGGTGGCCTTCTTCACCTTGGTGGGTTTCATCCAGATGACTGTGTGGGCCAAGGGGAAGCATCGCAGCTACCTGAAGGAGTTCCGTGACTATCCTCCTGTCCGCTCACCCATCCTGCCCTTTATCCTGTAG